CTCGGCTCTGCCAAGACCAGCCTGGGGGCGCGTGGACTTCTCTCGCTTCAGCTGGTGCCTGACCCGCACCGCAAGTCGCGGAGCGAGCTTGGCCGCCAGCAGCGCCGACTGGTTGTAGCCCCGCTCGACCAGGCGCGTCGGGTGCAGGGGTATTGGCACCAAGTCAAACGCGATCCGACTAGAATTTGCATGTGGAATTGTCGTCCCTTGCAGGGCATCACCCAGCTGGCTCAGCCACCAGGTTGCCAGGCCACCGACGACCTCCGCCTGCCCAGAATACTTCAGCCGGTGGATCGCCTCGCGCAGGGGCGCCTCGAAGCGCCCTCCAGCCAATACCCACAGCCCTGATGCTTCACGCAGGATGGGGGGTGAGGGTGCGACGCACCCGCCGCAAAACGCCGACTCCGCCCACTCGAGTGTTGCTCCGCACGCAACGCAACGCGGGGCACCCGCCAGCGCAGCCAACCCGCGCGTCACACGCTCAACCGCTCTGCGCGCGAGGCGAGTCGTGGCCGTGCGCTGGCCAAGCGCCAGCGCCTGAAGGAAAGGCCATGGGGGGGACGTCCTCAGGTCCAGCTGCATCCCGCACAGTCGGTCAGCGATTGATGCAGTTGCGCGCTGAA
The sequence above is drawn from the Polyangiaceae bacterium genome and encodes:
- a CDS encoding ComF family protein, with amino-acid sequence MTRGLAALAGAPRCVACGATLEWAESAFCGGCVAPSPPILREASGLWVLAGGRFEAPLREAIHRLKYSGQAEVVGGLATWWLSQLGDALQGTTIPHANSSRIAFDLVPIPLHPTRLVERGYNQSALLAAKLAPRLAVRVRHQLKREKSTRPQAGLGRAERQQNIQAAFRAAPGRESPPAILVDDVATTGATLAAAAAALRAQGVQCLGAVVLATSGE